A stretch of the Tannerella serpentiformis genome encodes the following:
- a CDS encoding TolC family protein: MKTFKYIILTVCIGALPLSSPAQEKTMTLQECIDMALDNNLDMKAGTVSVGKARDLQGTAFDMEKTSVTLSQDPTSGGSPDNGITVSQSFEFPTVYAARRKYLKAETAAAQSSLAVTRNEVVRDVSAYYYTLLHDRRTIEILQAQDSVYDRFVSLASARFKAGEAGNLELINAERIRNENRIEMEKAEKSYRSAMLAFRQLLNTDTVVVPADVSLPVIRQEMPEASVSFEQTPLGGMYAARITASERNLSLAKQGYMPGLSIGLTGQLLIKGFNPYDIERSRFDKGNFMGFEVGVSIPLFWGGQNAKVKAARRDVELAEISRRQAKQRMDKEYRDGLNELFRAQKVLDYYTAQGNGQGERMGRLSQVSYENGEIGYVEYIQNQQTALDVQLRYADAVNDYNQAIIMLNYIKGNK; this comes from the coding sequence ATGAAAACATTCAAGTATATCATTTTAACGGTATGTATCGGCGCACTGCCGCTGTCGTCACCTGCACAGGAAAAGACCATGACGTTGCAGGAGTGCATCGACATGGCATTGGACAACAATCTGGACATGAAAGCCGGGACAGTCTCCGTAGGCAAAGCCCGCGACTTGCAAGGCACGGCGTTCGACATGGAGAAGACATCCGTCACGCTCAGTCAGGACCCCACATCAGGGGGTAGTCCCGACAACGGCATAACGGTAAGCCAGTCGTTCGAGTTCCCCACTGTTTACGCCGCACGGCGCAAGTACCTGAAAGCGGAAACGGCGGCGGCGCAGAGCAGTCTGGCGGTGACACGCAACGAGGTGGTAAGGGACGTAAGCGCATACTATTACACACTGCTCCATGACCGCCGTACCATCGAAATCTTGCAGGCGCAAGACAGTGTGTACGACAGGTTCGTCAGCCTTGCCTCGGCACGGTTCAAGGCGGGGGAGGCAGGCAATCTGGAACTGATAAACGCAGAGCGTATTCGCAACGAGAACCGCATCGAGATGGAAAAGGCTGAAAAGTCTTACCGGTCGGCGATGCTTGCTTTCCGGCAACTGCTGAACACGGACACCGTGGTCGTTCCGGCGGACGTTTCGCTTCCCGTCATACGACAGGAAATGCCGGAGGCATCCGTTTCCTTCGAGCAAACGCCTTTGGGCGGAATGTATGCCGCACGGATAACGGCATCCGAGCGTAACCTCAGCCTTGCCAAACAAGGGTATATGCCGGGACTGAGCATAGGCTTGACAGGGCAGCTGCTCATCAAGGGCTTCAATCCTTACGACATCGAGCGCAGCAGGTTTGACAAGGGAAATTTCATGGGCTTCGAGGTAGGCGTGAGCATACCCCTGTTCTGGGGCGGTCAGAATGCGAAGGTAAAGGCCGCCCGGCGCGACGTGGAACTGGCGGAAATCAGCCGCCGGCAGGCGAAGCAACGTATGGACAAGGAATACCGTGACGGACTGAACGAGCTTTTCCGTGCGCAGAAGGTGCTGGACTATTACACCGCGCAGGGAAACGGACAGGGCGAGCGCATGGGCCGCCTCTCGCAGGTGTCCTACGAGAACGGGGAAATCGGGTATGTGGAATATATCCAGAACCAGCAGACAGCACTCGACGTGCAGTTGCGGTATGCCGATGCCGTCAACGACTACAATCAGGCAATCATCATGTTGAATTACATAAAAGGAAACAAATGA